TGGATATGAGTTCTGCTCAGGCATAAGGGAATTACACAAGTACTTCAGAAGCAGCCCAGAACTTCGACTTCCTAGTCGAATTCTTTCAGTCGTTGACCTCATGCGCGATGCGGCCTTGCGGCGGCATCAGTGCAAAGATGGTTCTTTAGACAGGGTATCCTTAAACATATATCCCCTATGTCAGCTAGTGGATATGTACCACAACCGTAAATCTACTGAGCGTCATGACAAGATTTACGCCTTACTCGGCATGGCGTCTGATAATCATGGTGCAGCAGAGTTAAGTGTTGACTACACGGCCGCTTGGAAAGACGTTTTTCGGGCCCTTATCCACCATCTCCTCTCTAGTCAGATGTCTGTCGACACTTGGAATGATGAAGAGATTGCGGTAATTAAGGGCAAAGGTTGCGTTCTTGCCGAAGTAACCGCAGTAGAGTGGTCTATGCGCCCTGACGACCACCTTAACGACAGACAGGAGGTGACCATTGCTTGGAGGAATGTGCCGAGCCATTTCGATAAAGAACCAACATATTCCTGGGCCTTCCAACCCTCAGCCAAGGCTATCTATCGTGGAGATGCTGTTTGCCTTCTCGAAGGTTCATCAAGGCCGACAATTATCCGGTTACATGAATAATATTCCATTCTTGTCACGATTGGTGTTCCCTTGTCAGACAAGTTGCGAGAGCTGGCCACACAGACAAAAGTGTTCCCGAACGACTTCCTGCTCGTTTGGGACTGGGATGGCCCCGACCACGAGCCCCAAACTGAAACAAACTATGAATCCATCAAGCAAATTTAAAAGGTGCCTAATTGTCTGGAGTCAGGACTGCGAAGTTCTTTGAACCAAGCCAGTCGGATGCGGGATATTGGACTGCTGCTAGAGGCAATGAAGATCCGTGAAAGGTCAGAAAACATGTTCCAAAAAGCCATGCAGATTTGCGAGGTGGCACTAGAAACCGCGGGAGTGGAGGAAATAACAGGGGTCGGAGATATGATGGAACAGCTATTTTTCAAAAACAATGGTGGATGGGTGCCGCTCCGCCTGGCAGCAGACAGAGGGCACCATGGAATCCTTGACTTACTGCTCGCCTCCAGCAACGTTGACGGAGGGACAATGCTACGACAGGCAGCAGAGAAGGGACAGGATATGGTTGTTAAGCTTTTGCTGAGAACTGGTAAGATCGACCCGGACTCTAAGAATGAGTATGACCAGACGTCCTTATGTATTGCCGCATATAATGGGCACGAGGCGGTTGTCCGGGCGCTTCTAGCAACCGACAAGGTCGACCCGGATTGTCTGGACAAGAATAACGCAACACCGTTATTCTATGCAGTACATAAAAGGTATCCGGGAATTATTTCACTCCTGCTTGCTACTGGAAAAGTCGACCGAAAATTCCaaaataaagaaaaagagaTGCCGCTATGGTGGGCAGTGTGGAACGGATATGATACGGTCGTGAAGTCGCTACTAGCTACTGGCAAGGGCAGTGCGGTTTCTAAGAATAAAGATATTCTGATGCTACTAGTTGCGGCAAGGAACGGGCGTGATACTCTTGTCGAGACGCTACTAGCTACTGACAAAGTCAATCCGGACGCTAAGGATCGGAATGATCAGACACCACGATCAGTCGCTGCAAGGTTTGGACATGATGCGGTTGTGAAGATACTACTGGCTACTGGTAAAGTCAATCCGGACTCTAAGGATAAGTCCAATCGTACACCACTAGCGTGGGCGGCACGGAGCGGGCATGATGCAGTCGTCCAGGCGCTACTGGCTACTGGCAAGGTTGACCTGGACTCTAAGGATGGAAATGGTCAGACACCACTATCAATCGCGGCAGAGTTGGGACATGAGGTGGTTGTGAAGTTACTACTGGATACTGGAAAAGTCAATTCGGACTCTAAGAATTGGTACAACCACACACCACTATCAATTGCGGCAAGGAACGGGCATGATGCAGTCGTCCAGGCGCTACTGGCTACTGGCAAAGTCAACCCGGACTCTAAGGATAAGTCCAATCTTACACCACTATGCTGGGCGGTAAAAAACCGGCATATTGCAGTCGTGAGGACACTAAGAGCTACTGGCAAAGCTAACCTTGATCCCATCCTGTCACCTTATGAGGTTCATGCTAACTGAAGTGCTTTCTTTTCAAAAGAGATGATCCTTGCTTCTGTCCGCTATTGGCAGAGGCTACGATATCTGGGAGCCAAGTATTGACATCTGTATTGAGGTAGGCCAGGAGAGCCCGGAACTTGGGACACTCCGCacgtcaaaatggcaaagaacAAGCCGTAATGAACCTCACGTACAAAGCTTCAAGTTGGTCAGGCGCGATCGAATCTCCCGATTGATCACTTAAAAGGCGGCGCTTTTGGGGGTTCTCTTGGGCCGTACTGTAAGACGGGCTTGTTCGAGAATTGCCCGTATGTTTGACACCTTTGTAGTCCGTGGGGGCATCTTTCGAGAGACCGTGAAGGACGCCACTGCCGTGTAATTTACGTTCATCTTATGTAAGATAATTTGCTAGTTGAAAATTGTGGCCACCCATCCCTGGAAAATGGTAACCAGCACCACGGCCATTAGCTCCACAATGGCCCAAGCCATCTGGGCTAAGTAGGAGTCGGGGCTGGCTTCTGATGGTATATAAGACTCGGGAACTGGGACTGTGATACAACTCGCCACGGCCACGGGACGGGCTGCATGAAGAGGAATCTCAGACGGATGTAGCGTTTCCAGTTTCCAGTCCTTCTTCATTTGTTGGTCGTTCAGCCATCGGAAACAATGCGAGCTTGAAGCGTGGCGTTCGATGTTGCCTTTTACTCCTGGCTACTTGAATAATTGGACTGGCTTCGGCGTTGGCCCTTTCTTCTGTCCGGGTGCGGCCAATTGGTGTACATGGCCACTCAGCAATATTTGACTCGCTGTTTCCTCGTGACTGTTGCGGAAGTGACCGGATTGTCTCATGGTTCTGACTCCTTGATACGATGGCCACCCAAGCAGGCTTTTGGATGGACAGCAGGGAGTGTCGGCATTTGCCTCGTCAAATCAAAACCATGCATAACCGTGGCAGATCTCTGCTCTTTTCGATAGAGCACAGACCCATCTCGCCGTGTGTGTAGTCGTTGTGAGCCGTGGTGTCGATAGGTGTATTTAATATGTGTAGCCATTACAGAGTGATTTATCGTAGCCTTCGATCTCAACCCGTTGCAGTCGGTCTGCTGGTCCCAAGGGCTATCAACTCACTCAAACGAATTGAATCACTCAGCGTCTCCTGAGGAGATTGTGCTGGTTTGAGGTGGCGGAACTGGACGGCTCGAAGGGAGAAAAGATGAATTGAGGAGGCTGCAGGATGTGTAATGCATCCAGCCTCGCGCCTGAGGCGTGGTTTGTTGGGTTCAGGCATCGATCCAATCGCTGCCACAGATTCAATTGTTGCCTTCTGCAGCACAGAGATATGAGCGGGTCTGTGTCTTGTGCAGGTGGATTGAGGTCCGCGTGTCGTGTGTTAGTTTCGGCACGGGATCTTAAACAGAAAGAAGGGGTGTTCAGCCGCTGTCGGGACGACCCAGAAAGGAGCATGACTCCCAGCTTGCGTAGTGAGCTGAATCGTTTGCC
This DNA window, taken from Pochonia chlamydosporia 170 chromosome Unknown PCv3seq00018, whole genome shotgun sequence, encodes the following:
- a CDS encoding ankyrin repeat-containing protein (similar to Talaromyces marneffei ATCC 18224 XP_002150094.1), which translates into the protein MKIRERSENMFQKAMQICEVALETAGVEEITGVGDMMEQLFFKNNGGWVPLRLAADRGHHGILDLLLASSNVDGGTMLRQAAEKGQDMVVKLLLRTGKIDPDSKNEYDQTSLCIAAYNGHEAVVRALLATDKVDPDCLDKNNATPLFYAVHKRYPGIISLLLATGKVDRKFQNKEKEMPLWWAVWNGYDTVVKSLLATGKGSAVSKNKDILMLLVAARNGRDTLVETLLATDKVNPDAKDRNDQTPRSVAARFGHDAVVKILLATGKVNPDSKDKSNRTPLAWAARSGHDAVVQALLATGKVDLDSKDGNGQTPLSIAAELGHEVVVKLLLDTGKVNSDSKNWYNHTPLSIAARNGHDAVVQALLATGKVNPDSKDKSNLTPLCWAVKNRHIAVVRTLRATGKANLDPILSPYEVHAN